In Hahella sp. KA22, one genomic interval encodes:
- the tagF gene encoding type VI secretion system-associated protein TagF, with amino-acid sequence MNNSSVGYFGKLPSSGDFIQLNLPGGFGSAWDKWLQNSLYASQQSLGQRWLDYYLVAPWWRFMIMPKVLDEQAWIGLWCPSVDSVGRYFPFTVLHPLSSRISYVDTLLSNGEWYETLETLIGRLLEQIIDFGEFRSELAAMTPPLEKTLAGGSIQSLSLEIPEEDESTFPVAIGALDVMLTKQEEPHSFWWTQGSTWVSPRFVAAERLPKFQGFTAFLDGKWQQWGWNDR; translated from the coding sequence GTGAATAACTCGTCTGTTGGCTATTTTGGCAAATTGCCGTCTTCGGGGGACTTTATCCAGCTGAACCTGCCTGGCGGGTTTGGTTCGGCGTGGGATAAATGGTTGCAGAACAGTCTGTACGCAAGTCAGCAGTCTTTGGGACAACGTTGGTTGGATTACTATCTTGTAGCGCCCTGGTGGCGCTTCATGATTATGCCCAAAGTCCTTGATGAGCAGGCATGGATTGGGCTGTGGTGTCCCAGCGTTGATAGCGTAGGTCGATATTTTCCATTCACTGTACTGCATCCGCTGAGCTCTCGTATCAGTTATGTCGATACTTTGTTGAGCAATGGCGAGTGGTACGAAACATTAGAAACCCTTATTGGACGTCTGCTTGAGCAGATCATTGATTTTGGAGAATTTCGGTCAGAGCTTGCAGCGATGACGCCGCCGCTTGAGAAAACTCTGGCGGGCGGCTCCATTCAAAGTCTCAGTCTGGAGATTCCCGAAGAGGATGAATCCACTTTCCCTGTGGCGATTGGGGCGTTGGACGTCATGCTCACGAAGCAGGAAGAACCGCATAGCTTTTGGTGGACTCAGGGCTCCACATGGGTGTCGCCCAGATTTGTCGCAGCAGAAAGGTTGCCTAAATTTCAAGGATTTACAGCTTTCCTCGATGGAAAATGGCAGCAGTGGGGATGGAACGATAGATAG
- a CDS encoding imm11 family protein encodes MKYFLFKCLGDKSNDDYCFTTDTPEGGVDSYDLIAGFRLSDEYPDGIEDVVLRLEDKFPGLELASFIGNANRLLAFSVSAAQIITSINQAETETIPFTLLNSKGKVHSKDYVFINPVGSWDCINWKESVCERNAKGDIKSYEKLVFSREKLVGAPHLFRVKHKTSLYLFSETLVKALLDAGHTNLIFSEIEIS; translated from the coding sequence GTGAAATATTTTCTTTTCAAATGCTTAGGGGACAAGAGCAATGATGACTATTGCTTCACTACGGATACCCCTGAAGGTGGAGTCGACTCTTACGACCTTATAGCAGGATTTCGTTTATCTGACGAGTACCCGGATGGTATAGAAGATGTTGTTCTAAGACTGGAAGATAAGTTTCCTGGCTTAGAGCTTGCCTCATTCATTGGCAACGCCAACAGACTGCTTGCGTTTAGCGTATCAGCCGCTCAAATAATTACTTCCATCAACCAAGCAGAAACTGAAACCATCCCCTTCACGCTACTCAATAGCAAAGGCAAAGTACACAGTAAAGATTATGTATTTATTAATCCTGTAGGAAGCTGGGATTGTATAAATTGGAAGGAGTCTGTCTGTGAGCGAAATGCAAAGGGAGATATAAAGTCTTATGAGAAGCTCGTATTTTCCAGGGAAAAACTAGTGGGGGCGCCACATCTCTTTCGCGTAAAACACAAAACCAGCTTATATTTATTTAGCGAAACCCTGGTTAAAGCGTTACTAGACGCCGGCCATACAAACTTAATTTTTAGCGAAATTGAAATCTCTTAG
- a CDS encoding proprotein convertase P-domain-containing protein, translated as MALLRRLLLPALAVLSFAPLALAETFQYDVPTRIDRNAGSATWKEIVLPVSYVDSIESISVNLSLTDAKSINAVLTDPSGMMVGRFAGVVGAGEGSLSKQYVIDHTSVPEVSGNWTLRILAYGKSLDAPVTLDNWSITIDDGKSVGGDDNGDDQPDGPSIYTYDKASRIDRGAEGSAWKQFKLNVPFENNAQSVAVTLNFLDIKYVNAVLTGPSGTQLGRYTGKVGTGEGSVSKQYIIGPMDLAELQGDWTLTIMGYGKTYKAPVILDSWSVTVE; from the coding sequence ATGGCGTTGCTGAGAAGATTGTTGTTGCCGGCTTTAGCGGTTTTGAGTTTTGCGCCTTTGGCGCTCGCGGAAACCTTTCAGTACGACGTTCCGACACGCATTGATCGCAATGCGGGCTCTGCGACCTGGAAAGAGATCGTATTGCCCGTTTCTTATGTAGATAGCATAGAAAGCATCAGTGTAAATCTGAGCTTAACTGATGCTAAATCCATTAACGCAGTATTGACCGATCCCAGTGGGATGATGGTGGGGCGCTTTGCCGGCGTAGTGGGGGCAGGGGAGGGGTCCTTAAGCAAACAGTACGTCATTGACCATACATCAGTCCCCGAGGTCAGCGGAAACTGGACGTTACGCATCCTGGCGTATGGTAAAAGCCTGGATGCGCCAGTCACCTTGGATAACTGGAGCATTACTATCGATGACGGCAAGTCAGTAGGCGGAGACGATAACGGTGATGATCAACCAGATGGCCCTTCTATATATACCTATGATAAGGCCAGCCGCATCGATCGCGGCGCGGAAGGCAGCGCCTGGAAGCAGTTCAAGCTAAACGTGCCTTTTGAGAATAATGCGCAAAGCGTCGCCGTCACCTTGAACTTCCTTGATATAAAGTATGTCAACGCTGTGCTGACCGGCCCTTCCGGAACGCAGTTGGGACGTTATACCGGCAAAGTGGGTACGGGTGAAGGCTCCGTCAGCAAGCAGTACATTATCGGGCCGATGGACCTGGCTGAGCTTCAGGGAGATTGGACGCTGACCATTATGGGGTATGGCAAAACCTATAAAGCGCCTGTGATCCTGGATAGCTGGAGTGTGACTGTCGAGTAA
- a CDS encoding type VI secretion system tube protein Hcp, with protein MAIYMNYDGLKVKGNVTAEGYKDWIRLDSFQFGVGRHITMEAGHMSNREATRPSISEISVSKLMDTASSGLFKESLTGTAGVKVLVDIVRTQADKIEKYVSYEMEDVMVSSYSVSAGAESAPAESISLSFSKVTMSYTAADKKHAGKTPERVGYDLEAGKKI; from the coding sequence ATGGCTATTTACATGAACTACGACGGTCTGAAAGTTAAAGGCAACGTGACTGCTGAAGGCTACAAAGACTGGATTCGTCTGGACAGCTTCCAATTCGGCGTTGGTCGTCACATCACGATGGAAGCCGGCCACATGTCCAACCGCGAAGCTACTCGTCCTAGCATCAGCGAAATCTCTGTTTCCAAACTGATGGACACCGCTTCTTCCGGTCTGTTCAAAGAGTCTTTGACTGGTACTGCTGGCGTTAAAGTTCTGGTTGATATCGTTCGCACTCAGGCTGACAAAATCGAGAAATACGTTTCCTACGAAATGGAAGACGTAATGGTAAGCAGCTACAGCGTTTCCGCTGGCGCTGAATCTGCTCCAGCTGAGTCTATCTCCCTGAGCTTCTCCAAAGTAACTATGTCTTACACTGCTGCTGACAAGAAGCACGCTGGCAAGACTCCAGAGCGCGTTGGTTACGACCTGGAAGCTGGCAAAAAGATCTAA
- a CDS encoding PP2C family serine/threonine-protein phosphatase, with protein sequence MANHLNWKSELRTHVGNVRKHNEDAALARDAGGLWAVADGMGGHHAGEVASQKIVEQLDHLPLRAYLVDVVEQIEDALIKTNDDLLAYAQQELNGSKVGSTVACLFVRYGVAVAVWAGDSRVYLMRNHKLHRITHDHSKVQELVDKGDMTPAQAEQSSFRNMLTRAVGVHEHLCVDVNAILVEPSDRFLICTDGLYNEVGEDGLAKAMQIRSLSEAADTLLKETLNGDAKDNVTFIALQAH encoded by the coding sequence ATGGCGAACCACCTTAACTGGAAGTCTGAGCTGCGCACGCATGTGGGCAATGTTAGAAAACACAATGAAGATGCTGCGCTGGCCCGGGACGCGGGTGGTCTGTGGGCGGTGGCTGACGGCATGGGCGGGCATCATGCCGGCGAGGTCGCCAGCCAGAAGATCGTAGAGCAACTTGATCATCTGCCGCTGCGAGCGTATCTGGTGGATGTGGTCGAGCAAATTGAAGACGCATTGATCAAAACGAACGATGATTTGCTGGCTTATGCGCAGCAAGAACTGAACGGCAGTAAAGTTGGATCGACGGTAGCTTGCCTGTTTGTTCGATATGGTGTGGCGGTTGCGGTCTGGGCTGGTGATTCTCGCGTATATCTCATGCGAAATCATAAGCTGCATCGTATTACGCATGACCATAGCAAGGTGCAGGAGCTGGTTGATAAGGGGGATATGACGCCCGCGCAGGCGGAGCAAAGCAGCTTTCGCAATATGCTTACCCGCGCCGTTGGCGTGCATGAACATTTATGCGTAGATGTTAACGCCATACTGGTTGAGCCTTCTGATCGATTTTTAATTTGTACGGATGGCCTGTACAACGAGGTTGGAGAAGATGGTCTGGCGAAAGCTATGCAAATTAGAAGTCTGAGCGAGGCGGCCGACACGCTGCTTAAAGAAACCTTAAACGGGGATGCGAAAGATAATGTCACCTTTATCGCCCTCCAAGCGCACTGA